From Toxorhynchites rutilus septentrionalis strain SRP chromosome 2, ASM2978413v1, whole genome shotgun sequence, a single genomic window includes:
- the LOC129765400 gene encoding centrosomal protein of 164 kDa — MTSFSALDASNPAEVFYSTYEPTKEEILEYAVKIGIDPENETNLIYLARQGLLHPLPENWKPCYSKQVKAYYYYDRYTRKSQWEHPIDVLYRQKVVDARKALSLDRSDSTSLADSGFRSLKSATSNNSNNSSGSGSGGSGGSGCDKCEIGSPLPAGGTSAAEVDDCGVGEVVVDSQKFDQQKQQQGQQNFVDEQTGSGSGSVESDREESVKEATDVRKEESENDREIEVEEIDVEEEAGIEAEESDDSNKENNSQRLTSGRLEPMVASTMAVPSKISFNLGSSMRDRSENSTSRGSFQGFTITGTGSQFLKSAKKPEFESFEFGKKEEVKGILRDSSLTYIRNKGTPNEDSSDERKSVRFDIDLNAELKANKLEGVRDDSLINFEELAEGYDNDAEEEEEEDEGEGEEEVVEGSEKKSSSSTETSEEDSDASEEIDSKAEVVKETTMRRFSVERVSDDSIRQLKDSIADEKMRYKTKLEDELKNLRILEEANVQNELAKERNLFEEQLTVEREKIKEQHEKNIAEIKEFYQVKLNEMKADYEEENEKEYRVYRETLQEEFDRRVKEVTDEHRATMATLQKNHDEIVEELERDLKMEEELIKKEHATNSTEMKIKLAHELDVERQRMRETGEDRLYEKIRCEKRLLEDKYKCLKEKYTRLKTDVRISLERRKKRREQQQQSLLSNSYETDDRTHSRPTPQYHYESKTNTAGPPSVMMNSEKSSISTPPPSAASKRFLAKGNYLLENKNKLLHFNGNNHQQVVAASAPAEPRKPFILNNNRLQNAEDTSHSEATYSKNYFQIRNIFANIRDENFSSDSEFDKNHDKNSVPMSRQKRKLFTKTKSASTSKLNSSKHDRERPCTPVENLRIQLKKLEELEDQIPECNIDTPYHLRYPFSDLENNGGSTELDFFKHRILLERDSVVRAKESLRAQKNLFKSKQRDISIKHTMKNKHTMDQIFNEEKELTEMEVSLHRTRALLGEKVIRLRHLERSLQKLSEKERPALPENIPINMKPKETLSDLSSYSSSGFSSTDVPTEHGNMRHPFSANESAETLKCLEHLYSEIQDIWNILNPQHQASSYEELDYLNNPSQHFCDIVMSPKPGTPNAAPHQMQQHQLHQHQYTANLLEKTRDLKNWLRQAKSEHEHLKKKSFG, encoded by the exons CTACAGCAAGCAGGTGAAGGCGTACTACTACTACGACCGGTACACCCGCAAATCCCAGTGGGAGCATCCGATTGACGTGCTGTACCGCCAGAAGGTGGTGGATGCGCGCAAGGCGCTCTCTCTTGATCGATCAGACTCGACATCGCTAGCGGATTCGGGCTTCCGCAGCCTGAAATCGGCCaccagcaacaacagcaacaacagcagtgGTAGCGGAAGTGGTGGTAGTGGCGGAAGTGGATGCGATAAGTGCGAGATTGGTTCTCCGTTGCCGGCCGGAGGAACAAGTGCAGCTGAAGTTGATGATTGTGGAGTGGGAGAAGTTGTGGTGGACTCGCAGAAATTTGATCAACAAAAGCAACAACAGGGGCAGCAAAATTTTGTTGACGAACAAACGGGATCCGGATCGGGATCAGTGGAATCCGATCGAGAAGAAAGCGTGAAAGAGGCTACTGACGTGAGGAAGGAGGAGTCCGAAAACGATAGGGAAATTGAGGTGGAAGAAATTGATGTTGAGGAAGAGGCAGGAATCGAGGCAGAAGAAAGTGACGATTCAAACAAGGAGAATAATAGCCAAAGGTTAACGAGTGGCCGATTGGAACCGATGGTTGCGAGTACGATGGCAGTGCCGTCGAAGATATCGTTCAATTTGGGCTCCAGTATGAGAGACCGATCGGAGAACAGCACCTCGCGAGGATCATTCCAGGGTTTTACAATCACAGGCACGGGTTCACAGTTTTTGAAATCCGCCAAAAAACCTGAATTTGAAAGCTTTGAGTTCGGGAAGAAGGAAGAGGTCAAGGGTATTTTAAGGGACTCCAGTCTAACGTATATAAGAAACAAAGGAACTCCAAATGAGGATTCTTCGGATGAAAGGAAGAGTGTACGATTCGATATCGATTTGAATGCCGAACTGAAAGCTAATAAACTCGAAGGGGTTCGGGATGACTCATTGATTAACTTCGAAGAGCTAGCGGAAGGTTACGATAATGATGCCGAAGAGGAGGAAGAGGAGGACGAGGGAGAAGGTGAAGAGGAAGTGGTAGAGGGTTCCGAGAAGAAATCCTCATCATCGACGGAGACATCCGAGGAAGATTCTGATGCGAGTGAGGAAATTGATAGCAAGGCGGAAGTGGTTAAGGAAACCACAATGCGAAGATTCTCAGTTGAGAGGGTTAGTGATGATTCGATTCGGCAACTTAAAGATTCCATTGCCGATGAGAAAATGAGATATAAGACTAAGCTGGAGGATGAGTTGAAGAATCTTAGAATATTAGAGGAAGCCAATGTTCAGAACGAACTGGCGAAGGAAAGGAACCTATTCGAGGAGCAATTGACAGttgaaagagaaaaaattaaggagcaacatgaaaaaaatattgcagaAATCAAGGAGTTCTACCAAGTAAAACTTAATGAGATGAAGGCTGATTATGAGGAAGAAAACGAAAAGGAGTATAGAGTATACAGGGAGACATTGCAGGAGGAGTTCGACAGACGTGTGAAAGAAGTGACGGATGAACATAGGGCGACAATGGCAACTTTACAAAAGAATCACGATGAGATCGTGGAAGAGCTGGAACGTGATTTgaaaatggaagaagaattgATCAAAAAAGAGCATGCCACAAATTCgactgaaatgaaaataaaattggcACACGAGTTGGATGTTGAAAGGCAGCGTATGAGGGAAACTGGCGAGGATCGTCTGTACGAGAAGATTCGATGTGAGAAGCGACTTCTGGAGGACAAGTACAAATGTTTGAAAGAGAAATACACCCGACTGAAAACAGATGTGAGGATTTCACTCGAGCGACGCAAAAAACGTCGtgaacagcagcagcaaagtTTGCTGAGCAACAGTTATGAAACGGATGACCGAACCCATTCGAGGCCAACGCCACAGTATCACTACGAGAGTAAAACCAACACGGCTGGACCGCCCTCGGTTATGATGAATTCAGAGAAGTCCTCCATAAGCACACCGCCTCCGTCAGCTGCATCGAAGCGTTTCCTCGCGAAGGGTAACTATTTGCTGGAgaacaaaaacaaacttttaCACTTCAACGGAAATAATCATCAACAGGTGGTAGCTGCTTCTGCACCAGCGGAACCCCGCAAACCTTTCATTCTGAATAACAACCGCCTCCAGAATGCTGAGGATACCAGTCACAGTGAGGCAACATACTCCAAGAACTACTTCCAAATCCGTAACATATTCGCGAACATTCGCGATGAGAATTTTAGTTCCGATTCGGAGTTTGATAAAAACCACGACAAGAACAGTGTTCCCATGTCGCGCCAAAAGAGGAAACTCTTCACCAAAACTAAATCCGCTTCCACATCAAAGCTTAATTCCTCGAAGCATGACCGCGAGCGTCCTTGTACTCCGGTTGAGAATCTGAGGATTCAACTAAAAAAATTGGAGGAGCTCGAAGATCAAATCCCCGAATGTAACATCGATACGCCTTACCACTTGCGGTATCCGTTTAGTGATCTCGAGAACAATGGGGGAAGCACCGAGTTGGACTTCTTCAAGCATCGCATCCTCCTCGAGCGGGACTCGGTGGTACGTGCCAAGGAATCGTTGCGTGCGCAGAAGAATCTCTTCAAATCCAAACAGCGGGACATCTCGATCAAACATACGATGAAGAACAAACATACGATGGATCAGATTTTTAAT GAGGAGAAAGAGTTGACCGAAATGGAGGTATCGCTCCATCGTACAAGGGCACTGCTGGGAGAGAAGGTGATTCGATTGCGTCATCTCGAACGCTCGCTGCAAAAGCTGTCCGAAAAGGAACGCCCAGCGCTGCCGGAGAATATTCCAATAAACATGAAACCCAAAGAAACACTGAGTGACCTTTCATCTTATTCGAGTTCCGGTTTCAGTAGCACTGATGTGCCCACAGAACACGGCAACATGCGTCATCCATTCAGTGCGAACGAGTCAGCTGAAACGTTAAAGTGTTTGGAGCATCTGTACAGCGAGATTCAAGACATCTGGAATATCCTGA ATCCGCAACATCAAGCCAGCAGCTACGAGGAGCTAGATTATTTGAACAATCCTTCACAGCACTTCTGCGATATCGTGATGTCACCCAAACCAGGAACACCGAATGCTGCCCCCCATCAGATGCAACAACATCAGCTACATCAGCATCAGTACACTGCGAATCTGCTTGAGAAGACGCGCGATCTCAAGAATTGGCTGCGACAGGCAAAGTCTGAGCATGAACACCTCAAGAAGAAGTCATTTGGGTAA